Part of the Synergistaceae bacterium genome is shown below.
TGCTGCGCATTCTGGCAGGACATCCGGACATGGAAGTTATCGCGGCGGTTTCGCGCAGCCGGGCAACGCAGCAGGTGTGGACCATTCACCCGCATCTGAGACCCGACTATCCGGAACTGGCCTTTATCGCGCCTGAGGAGGCCCTGAAACTGGAGACGGACGTCGCCTTTCTGGCGCTGCCCCACGGGGCGTCCTGGAAAACCATTCTGGATTACCGCGGCAGGGGCGTGAAGGTGGCCGACCTTTCCGCCGACGTGCGCCTGAAAGACCCGGCGGCCTACAAGGAATGGTACGGAAAGGAGCATCCCGCTCCCCAACTGATGAATGAAGCCGTGTACGGCCTCCCCGAACTCCATCGCGAGGAGCTGAAAACCGCCTCTCTGTCCAGCGGCGTGGGGTGCAACGCGACCTGCGCGATTCTGGGGCTGGCCCCTCTGGCGAAGGCCGGGCTCGTCGCGGACGTCCGCATGGAACTCCGCGTCGGCTCATCCGAGGCCGGCTCCACCCCCTCTCAGGGAGGGCACCACCCCTACCGCGACCGCACCCTGCGCGTCTACGAGCCCTTTCGTCACCGACACCTGGCGGAGGTCGTTCAGGAGTGCGGGCTTGATTCGTCGTCCATTACGATGACGATGACCGCCGCCCCCATCGTCCGGGGCGTACAGATGCTGGCCCAGGTCCGGCTCTCCCAAAAAGTGAAGGAACCGGATATCTGGAAGGCCTACCGCCCCGCAACATCCGGA
Proteins encoded:
- the argC gene encoding N-acetyl-gamma-glutamyl-phosphate reductase, giving the protein MFKAAVWGSNGMAGGELLRILAGHPDMEVIAAVSRSRATQQVWTIHPHLRPDYPELAFIAPEEALKLETDVAFLALPHGASWKTILDYRGRGVKVADLSADVRLKDPAAYKEWYGKEHPAPQLMNEAVYGLPELHREELKTASLSSGVGCNATCAILGLAPLAKAGLVADVRMELRVGSSEAGSTPSQGGHHPYRDRTLRVYEPFRHRHLAEVVQECGLDSSSITMTMTAAPIVRGVQMLAQVRLSQKVKEPDIWKAYRPATSGQPFWSLAPARPPHLRLPDPRFVLGSNRALTGFVLHEDGERLLVVSAIDNLMKGAAGTAVQCANLMLGLEETAGLTMRPVYPA